The Amycolatopsis methanolica 239 nucleotide sequence GGCGAACCAGCGGGTGGCCCGGAACACGGTGGGGCGCGCGGCCGGCACCGCGAGGGCGAGCGTCGCCACGACGACGAAGGCCGCCTCGGCGAACGCACTCAGCCCGCCGAGCGCCAGGCCCGCCGTCACCCGGATCGCGCGGCGCAGGTCCACTGTGGGCACAACCCGAGGTTAGCGGGGTTCCGCCCGGCCGGTACTGAGGTTTTCCGCAGGATGATCGGGTGCCGCGCCCCATGTCCGGCCGCCGCCCGCGAACCTAGCTTCGAATCATGGAGCTCCAACTCGCACAGGCCGAACCGCTCGGGGGACTCGCCGGCTGGGCCGTCTCGCTCATGGATTCGCTCGGCGGCCCGGGCGCGGCCATCATCGTCGGCCTGGACAACCTGTTCCCGCCCATCCCGAGCGAGCTGGTGCTGCCGCTCGCCGGGTTCTCCGCGGGCCAGGGCACGTTCAGCCTGCTCGAAGCGCTGGCCTGGACCACGTTCGGCTCGGTCGCGGGCGCCGTCATCGTCTACTGGCTGGGCGCGCTGCTCGGCCGCGAGCGGACCCGCGCGCTGCTGCTGCGCATCCCGCTGGTCAAGGCCTCCGACTTCGACCGCACCGAGGCGTGGTTCGCCAAGCACGGCACGAAGGCGGTGTTCTTCGGCCGGATGGTGCCGATCTTCCGCAGCCTGATCTCATTGCCCGCCGGGATCGAGCGGATGGCGTTCGGCAAGTTCCTCGTGCTCACCACGCTGGGCAGCCTGATCTGGAACACGATCTTCGTCGTCGCCGGCTACCTGCTCGGCGCGAACTGGCACGTGGTGGACCGCTACGCCGGCTTCTTCCAGTACGCGGTGATCGGCGCCGTCGCGATCGCGCTCGCGGTGTTCGTCACCACCCGGCTGCGTGAGCGCGTCCGGGCGTGAACACGGAGCCGCCCTCCCCCGGGGCAGGGGAGGGCGGCTCCGCTCGCGGGCGTCAGGCGGCCTGGGCCACGGGGGTGGTGGCCGGCGCCAGCGCCAGGTCGAGGACCTCACGGACGTTCGACACCGGGTGCACGTCGAGCTGGGCCAGCACGTCCGCGGGGACGTCGTCCAGGTCCGGCTCGTTGCGCTGCGGGATGATCACGGTCTTGATCCCGGCCCGGTGCGCGGCCAGCAGCTTCTGCTTGACCCCGCCGATCGGCAGGACGCGGCCGGTCAGCGACACCTCACCGGTCATCGCCACGTCGGACCGCACCACACGGCCGGACAGCAGCGACGCCAGCGCCGTGGTCATCGTGATCCCGGCGCTCGGCCCGTCCTTCGGGACCGCGCCGGCGGGCACGTGGACGTGCACGCCCCGGTCCTTCAGGTCGCCGACCGGGAGTTCCAGCTCGGCGCCGCGGGACCGCAGGTAGGACAGCGCGATCTGCACCGACTCCTTCATGACGTCACCCAGCTGCCCGGTGACCGTGAGCCCGGAGCTGCCCGACTCGGGATCGGCCAGCGACGCCTCGATGTAGAGGACGTCCCCGCCCGCGCCCGTGACGGCCAGGCCGGTTGCCACGCCCGGGGTCGCGGTCCGCTGGGTCGACGCGGGCAGCGCCGATTCCGGCAGGTGCCGAGGGCGGCCGAGGTAGCCCTCCAGGTCCGCCGCGTCGACGGTCACCGGCAGCGTCGCCTCGTCCAGCGCGACCCTGGTCGCGATCTTGCGCAGCACCTTCGCGATGGTCCGGTTCGCGCTGCGCACGCCCGCCTCGCGGGTGTACTCGGCGGCGATCCGGCTCAGCGCCGCGTCGGTGAACCGCACGTCGTCCCGGCCCAGCCCGGCCCGCTCCAGCTCACGCGGCAGCAGGTGATCGCGGCCGATGACGACCTTCTCGTGCTCGGTGTAGCCGTCCAGTGTGACCAGCTCCATCCGGTCCAGCAGCGGGCCGGGGATGGTCTCCAGTGCGTTGGCCGTGGCGAGGAACACCACGTCCGAGAGGTCCAGCTCCACCTCGAGGTAGTGGTCGCGGAAGGTGTGGTTCTGCTCGGGGTCGAGGACCTCCAGCAGCGCCGCGGTCGGGTCGCCGCGGTAGTCGGCGCCCACCTTGTCCACCTCATCCAGCAGGATGACCGGGTTCATCGAGCCGGCCTCCTTGATGGCGCGGACGATCCGGCCGGGCAGCGCGCCCACGTAGGTGCGGCGGTGGCCGCGGATCTCCGCCTCGTCCCGGACACCGCCGAGCGCGACGCGAACGAACTTCCGGCCCATTGCCTTCGCGACCGACTCGCCTAGCGAGGTCTTGCCCACCCCGGGAGGACCGACCAGCGCCAGCACCGCTCCGGAGTGCCGCCCGCCGACCTGGCCCTGTCCGGCCTCGGCGCGCCGGGCGCGCACGGCCAGGTACTCGATGATGCGTTCCTTTACGTCGTCCAGGCCCGCGTGGTCGGCGTCGAGCACCGCCCGCGCCGCCGCGATGTCGTGGACGTCGGTGGTCCGGTCATTCCAAGGGAGCTCCAGGACCGTGTCCAGCCAGGTGCGGATCCAGCCGCCCTCCGGCGAGGCGTCGGAGGTGCGCTCCAGCTTGTCCACCTCGGCCAGCGCGGCCGTGCGGACGTGCTCGGGCAGGTCGGCCTGCTCCACGCGGGCGCGGTAGTCGTCCTGGTCGGTGGTGCCGTCCAGCTCGCCCAGCTCCTTGCGGATCGCCTCCAGCTGGCGGCGCAGCAGGAACTCCTTCTGCTGCTTCTCCATGCCCTCGGCGACGTCCTTGCGGATGGTGTCGGTCACCTCGAGCTCGGCCAGGTACTCCCGGCTCCACTCCAGCGCCTTCTCCAGCCGCGCCGCGACGTCGAGTGTGGCCAGCAGCTCCAGCTTCTGGTCGGTGCTCAGGAACGGCGAGTTGCCCGCGAGGTCGGCGACCGCGGACGGGTCCTCGACCTGCTGCACCGCGTCGATCATCTGCCAGCCGCCGCGCTGCTGGAGGATCGAGATCACGACGGTCTTGTACTCGGCGGCCAGCGTCCGGGCCTGGTCGCCGACGACCTCGGCGACCGGCTCGGCGGACACCCAGCGGGCGGCGCCGGGGCCGTCGCCGTTTTCGCCGATACGGGCGCGCCGGGTGCCGCGCAGCAGGACGGCGGCCTTGCCACCGGGGATCCGGCCGACGCGCTCGATGGTCGCGACGGCGCCCAGCTCGGCGTACTCCCCGTGCACCCGCGGGACGATCAGGACCTCGGCCTGCGCAGACGGCAGCGACCGGATGCCCGGGAACGACGGTGTGCTCGGCGCCTTGCTCTGCGCGGAGTCGACCGCGGCACGGGTCTCGGCGTCGTCGAGCTCGAGCGGGACGATCATGCCGGGCAGCACGACGTCGTCGTCGAGGGGCAGTACGGGGAGGAGCCTGGTGTCGGTCATCTTGTTGCTCCCTACCTGGTTGAGTCTGCCTAGCTCAACTTTCTGGCGGCCGGGTTTGTTTCCGCAGGTAGTTCGCTTAGAGCGGACGGCTTCCGGGAACAAACCGGGGCACGTCCGGCAGTGGTTCCAGGTGCCGGGACTGAGATGATCGTCGCATTGCCGGAAACGTTTCCCGGGTGTAACCGGCGAGACCACGCTCAGTCATCGGTTCGGGTAATCCCGATCTCGATTGAATCGCGATCAACGCGGGTGAGTGCAGCGCGACGGCTCGTGGGGAACTCGTCGTAGCCGGGCGTGGCGCTTAACACCGACTACCGGGAGCGATCACCGGAAAGATCCCGCTCACCCGTAAGTCTCCGCTGGTCACCGTAGTTGGCGCGTTGTTAACTATGGGGTGATGTCATGGCGGCCGGAAAGAGGCTGAGGTACGCCCTCCGGGGTACAGTGATCCCCTCATTCGCACCGAGATCACCATCTCGTGCGCGAGTGGGTGCAAACGGGCGCACTGGGGCGAATGGGTGGAAGGAGGTTGCATGCCGGACTCCGATGGCAGGCCCGACGGCCCCGTCCCGGCGGCAGCCGCCGGTGCTGGTGGTGCCGAGGCGCGGGCGGACGAGCGCCGCTTCCGGGTCTACACGCTGACCGTGTTCTCCGTCGGCGTGCTCACCGCCGCCGCCGTGTCGCTGTGGCTGCCGTTCGACGGCTCGGCGAAGCTGTGGTGGATCGGCCCGGTGCTGGCCCTGTCGTTCCTGCTCGCCGAGCAGCTCGGCATCAACGTCGACGTCCGGTCCGGCATCTCCTGGACCATTTCCTTCACCGAGATCCCGCTGGTCATCGGCTTCTTCGTGGCGCCGTTCGAAGTGGTGCTGGCGGCGCACCTGGTCGCCGGGATCAGCACGCTCGTGGTCCGCCGCGTCTCCGGGCGCGTGCTCTACAACGCCGGCGCGTTCCTGTTGGAGATCACCAGCGCGTTCGCCGTGGCCGGCCTGGTCGAGCGGATCATGGGCGCCACCGAGATGACGTGGCCCGCCGCGCTCGCCGGCACCTTGACCGCGCCGCTGACCAGCACGCTGCTGGCGCTGGCCGCCGTCCGGGTGCTGCGCCGCCGGATGCGGATCGGCACCGCGCTCCGGCTCACCGGCCGCATCCTGGTCGTCGGGTTCGTCAACGCTTCGGTCGGTCTGAGCGGCTACCTGGTGATCGCGGGCACGGCCAACGCGTGGCCGCTGGTGCTCGCCGTCTTCGCCGGGCTGTCCGCGCTCTACTGGGCCTACTCCGACCTGCTGCGCGAGCAGCGGGACATGGAAGCGCTCTCCGACGTCAGCCTGATGGTCGCGCGCTCCGGCCAGCAGGCCGCCGCGCGCCCGGCCAGCGGCGCGGACGACCTCGCGGCGGGCGTGAACGTCAGCGAGTGGGAGACGATCGCCGAGCGGATCAAGGACCAGCTCTCCGCCGGCCGCGTCGTGCTGCGGCTGCGCCTGGAGCCGACCGCGGACATGCGCGCCGTCGTCGCGGGCGAGCCGATGCCGTCGGCCGAACTGCCCGCCGACGACCCGATGCTGCGGCTGCCCGGCTCGCACGTGCGGCACTTCCGCATAGCCGAGGCCAACAGCGACATCGCCGCCGGACTGCTCAACCGCGGCGCGCAGGAGGCGCTGGTGGTGCCGCTGCGCAGCGCGAACCAGCTGCTCGGCGTGGTCGAGGCGCACGACCGGCTGTCCCGCTGGCGCGGCTTCGGCAAGTACGACGTCCAGTTGCTCGGCACGATGGCCAGCCACCTGGCGACCGCGCTGGACAACCGCCGCCTGCTCGCCACCCTGCGCCACGACGCCTACCACGACCCGCTCACCGGCCTGCTGAACCGGCCCGGCTTCCGGCAGGTCGCGCGTGGACCGCTGGCCGAGCACAGCGCGTCCGCCGACTCCGCGGTGCTGCGCATCGACCTGGACGTGTTCTCCGCGGTCAGCGACGCGCTCGGCTACGCGTGGGCGGACCGGATGGTCGTCGCCGCCGGCCGCCGCCTGCGTGACGCGCTCGGCCCGGACGTGCCGCTGGCCCGCCTGGAGGGCGCGTCGTTCGCGGCGCTGCTCACCGGTGTGCGCGGCCAGGGCGTGCACGAGGTGGCCGAGCGGCTGCGCTCGCAGCTGTCCGTGCCGTACCCGGTCGACCGGCTGACGGTCGAGGCGAACGCGATGGTCGGCTACGCCTCCACGGCCGACGATGACACCCTCGACCCGGGCGACGTGGACGCGCTGCTGCAGCGGGCCGACGTCGCCGTGCGGGCCACCCGCGGCGGCGAGGAGGTCCGCGGGTATGTGCCGAGCATGGGCCAGATCTTCCTGCGCCGGTTCCAGATGGTCACCCAGTTCCGGCAGGCCATCGAGGAGGGCCAGGTCAGCGTCCACTACCAGCCGAAGGTGTCCCTGCCGAGCAAGCAGGTCCTCGGCGTGGAGGCGCTGGTGCGCTGGCAGCACCCCGAGTTCGGCCGGCTCGACCCGGACGAGTTCGTGCCCGCGGTCGAGGCCGCGGGCCTGGTCGGCGTGCTGACCGGGTTCGTGCTGGAGCAGTCGCTGATCCGGGTCCGCAAGTGGATGGACGAGGGGCTGCGGATCTCCGTCGCGGTCAACCTGTCCGTGCGCAACCTGGCCGACGAGGACTTCCCGGCGAAGGTCGTGGAGGCGCTGCGGAACTTCGACGTGCCGCCCGAGCTGCTCACGTTCGAGCTGACCGAGTCCGGCGTGATGGCCGATCCGCAGAAGGCGCTGCCGATCCTGCGCGAGCTGCACGCGCATGGCATCGTGCTGGCGGTCGACGACTTCGGCACCGGCTACTCGTCGCTGGCCTACCTGCGGCAGCTGCCGGTGGACGAGGTCAAGATCGACAAGAGTTTCGTCCTCGGCATGGGCACGGACCTCGGCGACCTGGCGGTCGTCCGGTCGATCGTCGAGCTGGGCCACTCGCTGGGCCTCGCGGTCGTCGCCGAGGGCGTCGAGGAGGACGTCGCACGGGACCAGCTGGAGGCGATGGGCTGCGACGTCGCCCAGGGCTACCTGATCTCCCGCCCGCTGGCCGAGGACCGCCTGGAGGCCTGGTTGCAGGCCCGGACGGCCCGGTCGGTGGGGCGCAAGATGGAGACGGTGCTGACGCTCCTGACCTAAAGGGGACCCCCCTGCGCGGCCCTCCGGCGGACGATGTAATCTCTTCGAGGCTTCAACGTTCAGGCGTTGGAACTCGCCCCAATAGCTCAGTCGGCAGAGCGTCTCCATGGTAAGGAGAAGGTCTACGGTTCGATTCCGTATTGGGGCTCGGTGGTCAGCAGGCCACTCCGCTTCGGCGGGGGAGTCTGAAGGCCGGTCAAGGCGGTGTAGCTCAGTCGGTAGAGCAAGCGGCTCATAATCGCTGTGTCGCCGGTTCAAGTCCGGCCACCGCTACGCGGATGGGCGGACTATGCTCACGGATTGCGTGAGTCTGATCCGCTTCGCCATTGCATCCGGGGGTCGGACCCCCGGACCCCCGCCAGGGGGCTAGCCCCCTGGACCCCCACCCGGGGCGACTTGGGAGGTCAGGTCGCTTGTGGGGGTTTTCGTTGTGTAGAGAAAGGCTTTGCTGTGGCTGCCACCGACGTGCGACCGAAGATCACGCTGGCGTGCGAGGTCTGCAAGCACCGCAACTACATCACCAAGAAGAACCGGCGCAACGACCCGGATCGCCTGGAGATGAAGAAGTTCTGCCCGAACTGCGGTACGCACCGGGTTCACAAGGAAACCCGCTGACGCCAGCACCCCAGGTTTCGACGAAGGCCGCCCCGGACCACCGGGGCGGCCTTCGCGCTTTCCGGGCGCGCGCGGGCGGTGGGTAGGCTGCTCGGGTGCCTTTGGACCCCTCGTTCGTCGGGCGGACGTACCCGCCGGACTCAACCTACGAAGTCGGCCGCGAGAAGATCCGCGAGTTCGCCGCCGCGATCGGTGACGCCAACCCGCTCTACACGGACCCGGAGGCGGCCCGCGCGGCCGGCTACCCGGACGTCATCGCGCCGCCCACCTTCCTCACGGTGATCAACCTCGACGCGATCAACGCCATCGCCGAGGACCCGGAGCTGGGGCTGGACTACAGCCGGATGGTGCACGGTGACCAGGCCTTCAGCTACACGCGCCCGGTGCACGCCGGCGACCGGCTCCGCATCACCACGACGGTCGAGGACATCATGGCCAGGGCGGGCAACGACTTCCTGACCGTGCGCGGCGAGGTCGTCGACGCCGACGGTCAGCTCGTGTGCACGACGCGCGCGCAGCTCGTCGTGCGGGGAGAGGGGGCCTGATGGCGTACGAAAAGGGCACCGAGCTGCCGCCGCTGCAGGTGCACGTCACGCGCGACCAGCTGGTCCGGTACGCGGGCGCGTCGCTGGACTTCAACCCGATCCACTGGAACGAGCGGTTCGCCAAGGAGGTCGGGCTCCCGGACGTGATCGCGCACGGGATGCTGACGATGGCGCTGGGCGGCCGTCTCGTCACGGACTGGCTCGGCGACCCGGGCAAGCTGGTCGAGTACAGCGTCCGCTTCACCAGGCCCGTCGTGGTCTCGCCGGAGGGAGCGGACGTCGAGTTCACCGGCAAGGTCGCGGAGGTCCGCGAGGACGGCACCGCCCGCGTGGACATCACGGCCAAGTTCGACGGCAGGACGGTGCTCGGGAAGGCGCAGGCCGTCGTCCGCTGACGTGCATCCCAAACTGGTACCGTAGTGGTATGACGAAGCAGATCGCCGTCCGTCTCCCCGACGACCTGGTGTCCTTCATCGACCACGTGGTGGAGGAGGGCGGCGCCGCGAGCCGTGCCGAGCTGGTGTTCCGCGCCCTGGAACGGGAGCGCCGGCGCCTGCTGACGGAGCGCGACATCGCCCTGCTGACGGGCGGCGTGCCGGACGATCTCGCCGGGATCGAGGAGCACGCCGCCCCGCTGGACGACCTGGACTGATGCGCCCGATCCACCTGGCCCGGCTCGACAAGGTCCGGCCGGTGCTGGTGCTGACCCGCGAACTGATCCGCCCGCACCTGACCCGCGTCACGATCGCCCCGGTGACGAGCACGATCCGCGGCCTGTCGACTGAGGTGCGGGTCGGCGGCCGCAACGGCCTGGACCACGAGAGCGTCGTCAGCTGCGACAACATCCAGACGATCCGCAAGTCGGCGCTGGGCAAGCAGATCGGCCGCCTGATGCCGGACCAGGAGCGCGAGCTGACGGAAGCGATTCGCCTCGCCTTCGACCTCGACTGAGGACGCGCGGCGAACCGACGCCGCGTCAATCCACCAGATCGAGCACCACGTCCGCCATCCCACGTTCCCCAACCGCGTTGGGATGCAGCTCCATCGCCGGCGAGGACGGCACCGCGTCCTCGACCCACTTGACCCGCGCCTTGGCGCACATGTCCTTCCCCTTGGACGGCGTCGCCGTGTCCGCGTATCCGGCTTGGCCCGCCTTCGCCTCGGTGGCCAGCATCGAGTTCAGCCGGGCGAGCGAGGTCCGCAGGTAGGCCACGTCCTCGGGTCCGATGGGCAGGAACGGCCAGCACCCGTTCCCGTCCGGCAGCGCCGTCGGGTAGCCCACCACGATCACCTGCGCCCGCGGCGCCCGCTCGTGGATCGCGGTCAGCGCGGTCCGCACCTTCGTCGCCG carries:
- a CDS encoding DedA family protein produces the protein MELQLAQAEPLGGLAGWAVSLMDSLGGPGAAIIVGLDNLFPPIPSELVLPLAGFSAGQGTFSLLEALAWTTFGSVAGAVIVYWLGALLGRERTRALLLRIPLVKASDFDRTEAWFAKHGTKAVFFGRMVPIFRSLISLPAGIERMAFGKFLVLTTLGSLIWNTIFVVAGYLLGANWHVVDRYAGFFQYAVIGAVAIALAVFVTTRLRERVRA
- the lon gene encoding endopeptidase La, yielding MTDTRLLPVLPLDDDVVLPGMIVPLELDDAETRAAVDSAQSKAPSTPSFPGIRSLPSAQAEVLIVPRVHGEYAELGAVATIERVGRIPGGKAAVLLRGTRRARIGENGDGPGAARWVSAEPVAEVVGDQARTLAAEYKTVVISILQQRGGWQMIDAVQQVEDPSAVADLAGNSPFLSTDQKLELLATLDVAARLEKALEWSREYLAELEVTDTIRKDVAEGMEKQQKEFLLRRQLEAIRKELGELDGTTDQDDYRARVEQADLPEHVRTAALAEVDKLERTSDASPEGGWIRTWLDTVLELPWNDRTTDVHDIAAARAVLDADHAGLDDVKERIIEYLAVRARRAEAGQGQVGGRHSGAVLALVGPPGVGKTSLGESVAKAMGRKFVRVALGGVRDEAEIRGHRRTYVGALPGRIVRAIKEAGSMNPVILLDEVDKVGADYRGDPTAALLEVLDPEQNHTFRDHYLEVELDLSDVVFLATANALETIPGPLLDRMELVTLDGYTEHEKVVIGRDHLLPRELERAGLGRDDVRFTDAALSRIAAEYTREAGVRSANRTIAKVLRKIATRVALDEATLPVTVDAADLEGYLGRPRHLPESALPASTQRTATPGVATGLAVTGAGGDVLYIEASLADPESGSSGLTVTGQLGDVMKESVQIALSYLRSRGAELELPVGDLKDRGVHVHVPAGAVPKDGPSAGITMTTALASLLSGRVVRSDVAMTGEVSLTGRVLPIGGVKQKLLAAHRAGIKTVIIPQRNEPDLDDVPADVLAQLDVHPVSNVREVLDLALAPATTPVAQAA
- a CDS encoding putative bifunctional diguanylate cyclase/phosphodiesterase; translation: MPDSDGRPDGPVPAAAAGAGGAEARADERRFRVYTLTVFSVGVLTAAAVSLWLPFDGSAKLWWIGPVLALSFLLAEQLGINVDVRSGISWTISFTEIPLVIGFFVAPFEVVLAAHLVAGISTLVVRRVSGRVLYNAGAFLLEITSAFAVAGLVERIMGATEMTWPAALAGTLTAPLTSTLLALAAVRVLRRRMRIGTALRLTGRILVVGFVNASVGLSGYLVIAGTANAWPLVLAVFAGLSALYWAYSDLLREQRDMEALSDVSLMVARSGQQAAARPASGADDLAAGVNVSEWETIAERIKDQLSAGRVVLRLRLEPTADMRAVVAGEPMPSAELPADDPMLRLPGSHVRHFRIAEANSDIAAGLLNRGAQEALVVPLRSANQLLGVVEAHDRLSRWRGFGKYDVQLLGTMASHLATALDNRRLLATLRHDAYHDPLTGLLNRPGFRQVARGPLAEHSASADSAVLRIDLDVFSAVSDALGYAWADRMVVAAGRRLRDALGPDVPLARLEGASFAALLTGVRGQGVHEVAERLRSQLSVPYPVDRLTVEANAMVGYASTADDDTLDPGDVDALLQRADVAVRATRGGEEVRGYVPSMGQIFLRRFQMVTQFRQAIEEGQVSVHYQPKVSLPSKQVLGVEALVRWQHPEFGRLDPDEFVPAVEAAGLVGVLTGFVLEQSLIRVRKWMDEGLRISVAVNLSVRNLADEDFPAKVVEALRNFDVPPELLTFELTESGVMADPQKALPILRELHAHGIVLAVDDFGTGYSSLAYLRQLPVDEVKIDKSFVLGMGTDLGDLAVVRSIVELGHSLGLAVVAEGVEEDVARDQLEAMGCDVAQGYLISRPLAEDRLEAWLQARTARSVGRKMETVLTLLT
- the rpmG gene encoding 50S ribosomal protein L33; its protein translation is MAATDVRPKITLACEVCKHRNYITKKNRRNDPDRLEMKKFCPNCGTHRVHKETR
- a CDS encoding MaoC family dehydratase N-terminal domain-containing protein, whose protein sequence is MPLDPSFVGRTYPPDSTYEVGREKIREFAAAIGDANPLYTDPEAARAAGYPDVIAPPTFLTVINLDAINAIAEDPELGLDYSRMVHGDQAFSYTRPVHAGDRLRITTTVEDIMARAGNDFLTVRGEVVDADGQLVCTTRAQLVVRGEGA
- a CDS encoding MaoC family dehydratase, which gives rise to MAYEKGTELPPLQVHVTRDQLVRYAGASLDFNPIHWNERFAKEVGLPDVIAHGMLTMALGGRLVTDWLGDPGKLVEYSVRFTRPVVVSPEGADVEFTGKVAEVREDGTARVDITAKFDGRTVLGKAQAVVR
- a CDS encoding ribbon-helix-helix domain-containing protein, with amino-acid sequence MTKQIAVRLPDDLVSFIDHVVEEGGAASRAELVFRALERERRRLLTERDIALLTGGVPDDLAGIEEHAAPLDDLD
- a CDS encoding type II toxin-antitoxin system PemK/MazF family toxin; this translates as MRPIHLARLDKVRPVLVLTRELIRPHLTRVTIAPVTSTIRGLSTEVRVGGRNGLDHESVVSCDNIQTIRKSALGKQIGRLMPDQERELTEAIRLAFDLD